A genomic region of Lachnoclostridium edouardi contains the following coding sequences:
- a CDS encoding GntR family transcriptional regulator has protein sequence MKQEELAESLIRMIDTGEYGQDGKFLSERRLMEKFKTGRSTVRGALQLLIGQGYIYQVHGKGTFVKSANPSTSIYSITNSNESIVEEGMTPELSVVSKELIKAGRKVAGELHIHTGDQVLKLKILRSANGKPVDYTVS, from the coding sequence ATGAAACAGGAAGAACTGGCCGAATCTCTGATTCGTATGATTGATACTGGGGAGTATGGGCAGGATGGAAAATTTTTAAGTGAGCGCAGATTAATGGAAAAGTTTAAAACCGGGCGATCTACAGTGCGGGGAGCTTTACAGCTGCTTATTGGACAAGGCTATATTTATCAGGTTCATGGCAAGGGAACTTTTGTTAAAAGTGCGAATCCGTCAACATCTATCTATTCTATTACCAACAGCAATGAATCTATTGTGGAAGAAGGGATGACGCCAGAGTTGTCCGTAGTTTCTAAGGAGCTTATAAAAGCCGGGCGTAAGGTGGCTGGTGAACTTCACATTCACACTGGTGATCAGGTACTGAAACTGAAAATCCTGCGCAGCGCAAATGGAAAACCTGTTGATTATACAGTATCTTAA
- the cas2 gene encoding CRISPR-associated endonuclease Cas2, translating into MLVLITYDVNTETTAGKTRLRKVAKQCQNYGQRVQNSVFECNVDAAKCRQIKAILEDIIDQEKDSLRFYYLGDRYKNKVEHIGIKPGFDVTEPLLL; encoded by the coding sequence ATGCTGGTATTAATTACTTATGATGTGAATACAGAGACGACAGCAGGAAAAACGCGGCTTAGAAAAGTTGCAAAGCAGTGTCAGAATTATGGTCAGAGAGTGCAGAATTCTGTTTTTGAATGTAATGTTGACGCGGCAAAATGCAGACAGATTAAGGCGATTTTAGAGGATATTATTGACCAGGAAAAAGACAGTTTACGATTTTATTATCTAGGAGATCGCTATAAAAATAAGGTAGAACATATTGGAATAAAACCAGGATTTGATGTGACAGAACCATTGCTATTGTAA
- a CDS encoding UTRA domain-containing protein — MLPLFKGLVGFNFTDESITEHLRHCYHIIPAQTVHHVQPVLPRADIAELLETPQNLPILLFESTTWGRIDELVFPVEYFQCYHTTERSRFTYIQNHGIF; from the coding sequence ATGCTGCCGCTTTTTAAAGGCCTTGTTGGTTTTAATTTTACGGATGAGAGTATTACGGAGCATTTGCGCCACTGCTATCATATTATTCCTGCACAAACAGTTCACCATGTTCAGCCGGTTCTGCCCAGAGCAGATATCGCTGAACTTTTAGAAACGCCGCAGAATCTGCCAATTTTGCTTTTTGAATCTACTACCTGGGGGCGTATAGATGAACTGGTGTTTCCGGTAGAGTATTTTCAGTGTTACCATACAACAGAGCGATCACGTTTTACTTACATCCAGAATCATGGAATCTTTTGA